TCGGGCTCGCCCTCGACGACGAGGGCTTCACGGTCACCGACGCGGTGTCGGGCGAGGACGCCCTCGCGCTCCTGGAGACGGCCACGTTCGACGTGGTGCTGCTGGACCTGATGCTGCCCGGCGTGGACGGCCTGGAGGTCTGCCGCACCCTGCGCGCCCGCGGCGACCTGCCCATCATCATCGTCACCGCCCGCACCGACGCCGCCGACGTCGTCGCGGGCCTCGAAGCGGGCGCCGACGACTACGTCACCAAACCCCTGGTGGCCAGCGTGCTGGCGGCCCGGATCCGCGCCCTGCTGCGCCGCACCGGCCGCCAGGACGAGGTGCTGCGGGTCGG
This genomic window from Saccharothrix sp. HUAS TT1 contains:
- a CDS encoding response regulator; the protein is MTLSVLLVEDDEHIRQALGLALDDEGFTVTDAVSGEDALALLETATFDVVLLDLMLPGVDGLEVCRTLRARGDLPIIIVTARTDAADVVAGLEAGADDYVTKPLVASVLAARIRALLRRTGRQDEVLRVGELEVQPQTNTVLRAGAEVHLTRTEFRLLVELASAEGRVVSREQLLQRVWGYDYFGDTRLLDVHVRRLRRKVESDPDDPKLVVTVRGVGYRVDT